The Cellulomonas sp. P24 genome contains a region encoding:
- a CDS encoding UxaA family hydrolase produces the protein MTSETRPVHDAADLPDDAVGVVDVSDVALVLRPDDDVAIATRDLDAGTTLRTPTAVLVLRGDVPRGHKLALHDVPAGQTVHKYGQSIGRATADISAGDHVHSHNLGMDGTARVHEFGTARTVLPVPTGPVRTFQGYHRANGRVGTRNFVAVLTSVNCSASTAKMIADQFRGAALDAYPHVDGVIALTHQSGCGLVPGSDGANTLVRTLRGYAQHPNVGGLLVLGLGCEMVPVQSLVDGLDLPADTLVQTLTIQDNGGVRATVRAGVDLITEMLPVLDARRREPAPISEIVLGLNCGGSDGYSGITANPALGRASDLLVAAGGTSVLAETPEVFGAEHLLTRRAASEAVGRRLLDRLDWWQEYAAAGGGTLDNNPSPGNKAGGLTTILEKSLGAVAKAGQADLSAVVEYAEPVTERGLVFMDTPGYDPVSVTGIVAGGATVVCFTTGRGSVFGCRPTPSIKLATNTEMFERMSEDMDLDCGRVVDGTASLDEVGDEIFERIIAVASGEQTVSEGLDIGQEEFVPWQLGTVT, from the coding sequence ATGACCAGCGAGACCCGCCCCGTGCACGACGCCGCGGACCTGCCCGACGACGCCGTGGGGGTCGTGGACGTCTCCGACGTCGCCCTCGTCCTGCGCCCCGACGACGACGTCGCGATCGCGACGAGGGACCTGGACGCCGGCACGACCCTGCGCACACCCACTGCGGTGCTGGTGCTGCGCGGCGATGTGCCGCGTGGCCACAAGCTCGCGCTGCACGACGTCCCGGCCGGGCAGACGGTCCACAAGTACGGGCAGTCGATCGGCCGCGCCACCGCGGACATCTCGGCCGGAGACCACGTCCACTCGCACAACCTGGGCATGGACGGGACCGCCCGGGTGCACGAGTTCGGGACGGCGCGCACGGTGCTCCCGGTCCCGACGGGTCCGGTGCGGACGTTCCAGGGCTACCACCGCGCGAACGGCCGCGTGGGCACGCGCAACTTCGTCGCGGTGCTCACCTCGGTGAACTGCTCGGCCTCGACCGCCAAGATGATCGCCGACCAGTTCCGCGGTGCGGCCCTCGACGCCTATCCCCACGTGGACGGGGTGATCGCCCTCACGCACCAGAGCGGCTGCGGGCTCGTGCCCGGGAGTGACGGTGCGAACACGCTGGTCAGGACTCTGCGTGGGTATGCGCAACATCCCAACGTCGGTGGCCTGCTGGTCCTCGGCCTCGGGTGCGAGATGGTGCCGGTGCAGTCGCTCGTCGACGGGCTGGACCTGCCGGCGGACACCCTGGTGCAGACCCTCACCATCCAGGACAACGGCGGCGTGCGGGCGACGGTGCGGGCCGGCGTCGACCTGATCACGGAGATGCTCCCGGTGCTCGACGCGCGGCGTCGCGAACCCGCGCCGATCAGCGAGATCGTGCTCGGACTGAACTGCGGAGGTTCGGACGGCTACTCGGGGATCACCGCGAACCCGGCACTCGGTCGCGCGTCGGACCTGCTCGTCGCGGCCGGCGGGACGTCGGTGCTGGCCGAGACCCCCGAGGTCTTCGGCGCCGAGCACCTGCTCACGCGACGCGCAGCCTCGGAGGCCGTCGGCCGGCGTCTGCTCGACCGGCTCGACTGGTGGCAGGAGTACGCCGCGGCCGGTGGCGGGACTCTCGACAACAACCCGTCGCCGGGCAACAAGGCGGGTGGGCTGACCACGATCCTCGAGAAGTCCCTCGGTGCGGTGGCGAAGGCCGGTCAGGCGGACCTCTCGGCCGTCGTCGAGTACGCCGAGCCGGTCACCGAGCGCGGGCTGGTCTTCATGGACACCCCGGGCTACGACCCGGTCTCGGTGACGGGCATCGTCGCCGGGGGAGCGACGGTCGTGTGCTTCACGACGGGCCGGGGCTCGGTGTTCGGGTGCCGCCCGACCCCGTCGATCAAGCTCGCCACGAACACCGAGATGTTCGAGCGGATGTCCGAGGACATGGACCTCGACTGCGGCCGGGTCGTCGACGGCACCGCGAGCCTCGACGAGGTCGGCGACGAGATCTTCGAGCGGATCATCGCCGTGGCCTCCGGCGAGCAGACCGTGAGCGAGGGCCTCGACATCGGTCAGGAGGAGTTCGTGCCCTGGCAGCTCGGCACCGTCACCTGA
- a CDS encoding mannitol dehydrogenase family protein — MTALVRVGTTPPVRHVHLGLGNFFRAHQAWYTAHAVDGTEWGIAAFTGRSPDLARVLAAQDGLYTLVTRASDGDRFEVVPSIARAHAAGDHDAWLHHLASADVQVITTTVTEAGYVRTASGGLDAARPEVVADVEALRADPTAFVRTAPAKLVAGLAARRRADAGPLTVVPCDNLPANGPAVARLLHELAELVDPGLAAWIDDTITYATTMVDRITPEPTAEDLATVAAQTGVRDGAPVVTEPFSEWVISGRFAAGRPRWEDAGATFTDDVAPFEDRKLWLLNGAHSLLAYAGSLRGHTTVAEAMRDETCRAWLDEWWDAAAAHVTLPAREIAAYRAALTERFANPRMRHRLDQIAFDGSQKLPIRTLPTLRRELEAGRVPPGATRPVAAWVCHLRGLGAQVTDARATTFVPLATGRLTQAVPRVLDALDPALAAHRELVAAILDQASELERSVAVRSVVPTP; from the coding sequence GTGACCGCTCTCGTGCGGGTCGGCACCACCCCTCCGGTCCGCCACGTCCACCTCGGCCTCGGCAACTTCTTCCGGGCTCATCAGGCGTGGTACACCGCGCATGCCGTGGATGGTACGGAATGGGGGATTGCGGCCTTCACCGGGCGCTCGCCGGACCTCGCACGCGTGCTCGCGGCGCAGGACGGGCTCTACACGCTCGTGACACGAGCGAGCGACGGCGACCGGTTCGAGGTCGTGCCCAGCATCGCGCGAGCCCACGCCGCCGGGGACCACGACGCGTGGCTCCACCACCTCGCCTCGGCCGACGTGCAGGTGATCACCACCACCGTCACCGAGGCCGGCTACGTGCGGACCGCCTCGGGAGGGCTCGACGCCGCACGCCCGGAGGTGGTCGCCGACGTCGAGGCGTTGCGTGCCGACCCGACCGCGTTCGTCCGCACCGCCCCCGCCAAGCTCGTCGCGGGTCTCGCTGCTCGCCGCCGGGCCGATGCCGGTCCGCTCACGGTGGTGCCGTGCGACAACCTCCCGGCGAACGGCCCGGCCGTCGCCCGCCTGCTCCATGAGCTCGCCGAGCTGGTCGACCCGGGGCTGGCGGCCTGGATCGACGACACGATCACGTACGCCACGACGATGGTCGATCGCATCACTCCCGAGCCGACGGCCGAGGATCTGGCGACCGTCGCGGCGCAGACAGGTGTGCGCGACGGCGCCCCCGTCGTCACCGAGCCTTTCAGCGAGTGGGTGATCAGCGGTCGGTTCGCGGCCGGGCGACCACGGTGGGAGGACGCCGGCGCCACCTTCACGGACGACGTCGCACCGTTCGAGGACCGCAAGCTCTGGCTGCTCAACGGCGCGCACTCGCTGCTCGCGTACGCGGGATCGCTACGCGGCCACACGACCGTCGCGGAGGCGATGCGCGACGAGACCTGCCGCGCCTGGCTCGACGAGTGGTGGGACGCGGCCGCGGCGCACGTGACGCTCCCCGCACGTGAGATCGCGGCCTACCGGGCGGCGCTGACCGAGCGGTTCGCGAACCCGCGCATGCGGCACCGGCTGGACCAGATCGCGTTCGACGGCTCGCAGAAGCTGCCGATCCGGACGCTGCCGACGCTGCGCCGCGAGCTCGAGGCCGGTCGGGTGCCGCCCGGTGCGACGCGGCCCGTCGCGGCATGGGTCTGCCACCTGCGCGGGCTCGGGGCCCAGGTGACCGATGCGCGCGCCACGACCTTCGTGCCGCTCGCGACCGGCCGGCTCACGCAGGCCGTCCCCCGCGTGCTCGACGCGCTGGACCCGGCACTGGCCGCGCACCGTGAGCTGGTGGCTGCGATCCTCGACCAGGCCAGCGAGCTCGAGAGATCGGTCGCGGTACGGTCGGTCGTCCCGACGCCTTGA
- the uxuA gene encoding mannonate dehydratase, with amino-acid sequence MEHTWRWFGPADLITLTDIRQTGATGVVTALHEIPNGQVWPEEAIAERRRMIEDAGLTWSVVESVPVHEDVKRGSPERDRWIEAYQQTIRNLAAQGIDTVCYNFMPVLDWTRTDLRYVLPDGSWALRFDQEAFAAFDLVILARHDAAAEYTPDEVDAARAFAARLTAAERDQLVRTIIAGLPGSEEAYTLDTLRERLALYRDVDEDRLRENLGYFLRAVVPVAEEVGVRLAIHPDDPPRSLLGLPRVVSTEADTQWLLDAAPSAANGLTFCTGSFGVRPDNDLVAMATRFAPRIYFAHLRSTEREANPLSFHEATHAGGDVDMVGVISVLVTEERRRAREGGPRLPLRPDHGHQLLDDQGRRSNPGYSLIGRLKGLAELRGIETAVRRLLP; translated from the coding sequence GTGGAGCACACCTGGCGATGGTTCGGACCGGCCGACCTGATCACCCTGACGGACATCCGCCAGACGGGTGCGACAGGTGTCGTCACCGCGCTGCACGAGATCCCCAACGGTCAGGTGTGGCCCGAGGAGGCGATCGCCGAGCGCCGGCGCATGATCGAGGATGCGGGCCTGACCTGGTCCGTCGTCGAGAGCGTCCCGGTGCACGAGGACGTCAAGCGAGGCTCCCCGGAGCGCGACCGGTGGATCGAGGCGTACCAGCAGACCATCCGGAACCTGGCCGCTCAGGGCATCGACACCGTGTGCTACAACTTCATGCCGGTGCTCGACTGGACGCGCACCGATCTGCGGTACGTGCTCCCCGACGGCAGCTGGGCACTGAGGTTCGACCAGGAGGCATTCGCCGCGTTCGACCTGGTGATCCTCGCGCGCCACGACGCGGCCGCCGAGTACACGCCCGACGAGGTCGACGCCGCGCGTGCGTTCGCCGCGCGACTGACAGCGGCAGAACGCGATCAGCTCGTCCGCACGATCATCGCCGGGCTCCCGGGGTCGGAAGAGGCGTACACGCTCGACACGCTCCGCGAACGGCTGGCGCTGTACCGCGACGTCGACGAGGACCGGCTGCGGGAGAACCTCGGGTACTTCCTGCGCGCTGTCGTCCCGGTGGCCGAGGAGGTCGGCGTGCGCCTGGCCATCCACCCCGACGACCCACCCCGCTCGCTGCTCGGCCTCCCGCGCGTCGTCTCGACCGAGGCCGACACCCAGTGGCTGCTCGACGCCGCCCCGAGCGCCGCGAACGGGCTGACGTTCTGCACGGGCTCGTTCGGCGTCCGGCCCGACAACGACCTGGTGGCGATGGCGACCAGGTTCGCGCCACGGATCTACTTCGCACACCTGCGGTCGACCGAGCGCGAGGCGAACCCGCTCAGCTTCCACGAGGCGACCCATGCGGGTGGGGATGTCGACATGGTCGGCGTCATCTCGGTGCTCGTCACCGAGGAGCGTCGCCGCGCGCGTGAGGGTGGGCCCCGCCTCCCGCTCCGCCCCGATCACGGTCACCAGCTGCTCGACGACCAGGGCCGCCGGTCCAACCCGGGCTACTCGCTGATCGGCCGGCTCAAGGGACTCGCGGAGCTTCGCGGCATCGAGACCGCGGTCCGCCGCCTCCTTCCCTGA
- a CDS encoding dienelactone hydrolase family protein, which translates to MTSSISDPLLVDLLAREPLPAVPIRTMDVRYDHDGTTLLGHLAMPGGDGPFPGVLVVHDWFGVGDHVRVRCELLARLGYAAFAADIYGEGVRPATGPEASEVARGFYADLPLLRARAAAGLARLAAEPAVDASRLAAIGYCFGGSTVLQLARSGADLAGVVSFHGGLQVGPPGEAAAITASVLVLTGAADPVVPDSAIVAFQDELRQAPGVEWQIVTYSGAMHAFSVPGTDAPAHGAQFQATAERRSWVAMKDLLAEVLG; encoded by the coding sequence GTGACCTCGTCGATCTCCGATCCCCTGCTCGTCGACCTGCTCGCACGCGAGCCCCTCCCGGCGGTCCCGATCCGGACCATGGACGTGCGCTACGACCATGACGGCACCACCCTGCTCGGTCACCTGGCGATGCCGGGCGGCGACGGTCCCTTCCCCGGGGTCCTGGTGGTGCACGACTGGTTCGGCGTCGGCGACCACGTCCGCGTCCGCTGCGAGCTGCTCGCACGGCTGGGCTACGCGGCCTTCGCGGCCGACATCTACGGCGAGGGGGTCCGCCCGGCCACGGGGCCCGAGGCCTCCGAGGTCGCCCGCGGCTTCTACGCCGACCTGCCCCTGCTCCGTGCGCGGGCCGCGGCAGGGCTCGCACGGCTCGCCGCCGAGCCGGCCGTCGACGCCTCACGACTCGCGGCGATCGGGTACTGCTTCGGCGGCTCGACGGTGCTCCAGCTCGCCCGGTCCGGCGCCGACCTGGCCGGCGTCGTGTCGTTCCACGGCGGGCTGCAGGTCGGACCGCCCGGAGAGGCTGCCGCGATCACGGCCTCCGTGCTGGTCCTCACCGGCGCCGCCGACCCCGTCGTCCCGGACTCCGCGATCGTCGCGTTCCAGGACGAGCTGCGCCAGGCGCCCGGCGTCGAGTGGCAGATCGTCACCTACTCCGGTGCGATGCACGCCTTCTCGGTCCCGGGGACCGACGCCCCCGCGCACGGCGCGCAGTTCCAGGCGACGGCCGAGCGCCGGAGCTGGGTCGCGATGAAGGACCTCCTCGCCGAGGTGCTCGGGTAG
- a CDS encoding MFS transporter: MTGIADETLHEPDPQRWKALTVCLTAGFMTLLDVSIVNVALPSIRAGLGASDGQLQWIVSGYALSFGLVLVAAGRLGDARGRRTVFVVGVVVFTVGSMLAGLAPGPTWLVLARLFQGVGGGIINPQVSGLIQQLFRGDERGRAFGRLGTVIGISTAIGPVLGGALIAVFGVDVGWRWIFFVNVPIGALAIVLAFRYLPPSRQPTAAADRDLDPIGALMLGAGVVAILWPLVSGQSWRTSDVVWIAAGLAMLGVFGAWERRYLARGRAPMVDVSLFRLASYTAGSTLALVYFAGFTGIFFVLTLYFQNGLGYSPLLAGLAVTTFALGSAVAALVGGRIVSRFGRRLVVAGLVLFIVGIVATDLVIDRHGAASDLGWWTALPLLLAGLGSGLVISPNQTLTLAQVPVRRAGAAGGVLQTGQRLGTATGIAAIGSLYFAGLRTTGDAALAVSHGLRACVAIAALALVIGLIDLARRTR; this comes from the coding sequence GTGACCGGGATCGCGGACGAGACGCTGCACGAGCCGGACCCGCAGCGCTGGAAGGCGCTCACGGTCTGCCTCACCGCGGGGTTCATGACCCTGCTCGACGTGAGCATCGTCAACGTCGCGCTCCCGTCGATCCGCGCGGGGCTCGGGGCGAGCGACGGCCAGCTGCAGTGGATCGTCTCGGGCTATGCGCTGAGCTTCGGTCTCGTGCTCGTCGCGGCCGGGCGGCTCGGCGACGCCCGCGGACGCCGAACGGTGTTCGTCGTGGGCGTGGTCGTCTTCACGGTCGGCAGCATGCTGGCCGGTCTCGCCCCCGGTCCGACGTGGCTCGTGCTCGCGCGCCTCTTCCAGGGAGTCGGCGGCGGGATCATCAACCCGCAGGTCTCCGGGCTCATCCAGCAGCTCTTCCGCGGGGACGAGCGCGGGCGCGCCTTCGGTCGACTCGGCACCGTCATCGGCATCTCGACCGCGATCGGCCCGGTTCTGGGCGGTGCCCTGATCGCCGTGTTCGGCGTCGACGTCGGCTGGCGCTGGATCTTCTTCGTCAACGTCCCGATCGGTGCGCTCGCCATCGTCCTCGCGTTCCGCTACCTGCCGCCGTCACGGCAACCGACCGCCGCGGCCGACCGCGACCTCGACCCGATCGGGGCCCTGATGCTCGGCGCCGGAGTCGTCGCGATCCTGTGGCCTCTCGTGAGCGGTCAGAGCTGGCGGACGTCGGACGTGGTCTGGATCGCTGCCGGGCTCGCGATGCTCGGGGTCTTCGGCGCCTGGGAGCGGCGGTACCTCGCGCGCGGGAGGGCGCCGATGGTCGACGTCTCGTTGTTCCGGCTCGCCAGCTACACGGCCGGGTCGACGCTCGCCCTGGTGTACTTCGCCGGGTTCACGGGGATCTTCTTCGTCCTCACGCTGTACTTCCAGAACGGGCTCGGCTACTCGCCGCTGCTCGCCGGGCTGGCGGTCACGACCTTCGCCCTCGGCTCCGCGGTGGCGGCCCTCGTCGGCGGGCGCATCGTGAGCAGGTTCGGACGGCGCCTCGTCGTCGCCGGTCTCGTGCTGTTCATCGTCGGGATCGTCGCGACCGACCTCGTGATCGACCGGCACGGTGCGGCCTCGGACCTCGGCTGGTGGACCGCGCTCCCGCTGCTGCTCGCCGGGCTCGGCAGCGGACTCGTGATCTCCCCGAACCAGACCCTGACGCTCGCGCAGGTACCTGTTCGCCGGGCCGGCGCGGCAGGCGGCGTGCTCCAGACCGGGCAACGCCTCGGCACGGCCACCGGGATCGCGGCGATCGGCTCCCTCTACTTCGCGGGCCTGCGCACGACGGGGGACGCCGCGCTCGCCGTGAGCCACGGACTCCGCGCGTGCGTCGCCATCGCCGCCCTCGCACTCGTGATCGGCCTGATCGACCTGGCCCGCCGCACCCGCTGA
- the manD gene encoding D-mannonate dehydratase ManD — translation MTTIDSAEVVVTSPGRNFVTLRLTTSDGVVGLGDATLNGRELAAASYLRDHVAPLLIGRDPHAIEDTWQYLHRGAYWRRGPVTMAAIAAVDMALWDIKGKVAGLPVYQLLGGRSRRGALAYGHASGTTVEALVTSIYNHLDEGFRAIRVQTGVPGLGKVYGVGHDQARGQKYDYEPAGRAAVPAVETWDTAAYLRHVPGVFEAVRAEFGPELPLLHDAHHRLTPNEAARLGRSLEPYELFWLEDCTPAENQEALRRVRSQTTTPLAIGEVFNSVQDYQTLITEQLIDYVRSSVTHAGGITAVRKLMDFAAIYQIRSGFHGPTDVSPVGMAAALHLDVAIHNFGIQEYMPHNAETLEVFRTGYSFIDGLLDPGEAPGLGVELDLEAAGAFPYTPAYLPVNRLRDGTIHDW, via the coding sequence ATGACGACCATCGACTCCGCCGAGGTCGTGGTCACCAGTCCGGGCCGCAACTTCGTCACGCTCAGACTGACGACGAGCGACGGCGTCGTCGGTCTCGGGGACGCCACGCTCAACGGTCGTGAGCTCGCCGCGGCCTCGTACCTCCGCGACCACGTCGCGCCGTTGCTGATCGGGCGTGACCCGCACGCGATCGAGGACACCTGGCAGTACCTCCACCGCGGCGCCTACTGGCGTCGCGGCCCAGTCACGATGGCCGCGATCGCCGCGGTCGACATGGCGCTGTGGGACATCAAGGGCAAGGTCGCCGGGCTGCCGGTCTATCAGCTGCTCGGCGGGCGCAGCCGGCGTGGGGCGCTCGCGTACGGGCACGCCTCGGGGACGACCGTCGAGGCGCTCGTGACCTCGATCTACAACCACCTCGACGAGGGCTTCCGGGCCATCCGGGTCCAGACCGGGGTCCCGGGTCTGGGCAAGGTCTACGGCGTCGGCCACGACCAGGCACGTGGGCAGAAGTACGACTACGAACCTGCCGGGCGGGCTGCGGTCCCGGCCGTGGAGACCTGGGACACGGCGGCGTACCTGCGGCACGTGCCGGGTGTCTTCGAGGCGGTGCGAGCGGAGTTCGGTCCCGAGCTGCCATTGCTGCACGACGCCCACCACCGCCTCACCCCGAACGAGGCTGCGCGGCTCGGACGTTCGCTCGAACCGTACGAGCTCTTCTGGCTCGAGGACTGCACGCCTGCCGAGAACCAGGAGGCGCTGCGGCGCGTGCGGTCGCAGACCACGACTCCGCTGGCGATCGGCGAGGTCTTCAACTCCGTGCAGGACTACCAGACGCTCATCACCGAGCAGCTGATCGACTACGTGCGCTCCTCCGTGACGCACGCCGGTGGGATCACGGCGGTGCGCAAGCTCATGGACTTCGCCGCGATCTACCAGATCCGGTCGGGCTTCCACGGACCGACCGACGTCTCGCCGGTGGGGATGGCAGCCGCACTGCACCTGGACGTCGCGATCCACAACTTCGGGATCCAGGAGTACATGCCGCACAACGCGGAGACGCTCGAGGTCTTCCGTACCGGCTACAGCTTCATCGACGGGCTGCTCGATCCGGGGGAGGCACCTGGCCTCGGCGTCGAGCTCGACCTCGAGGCCGCCGGAGCGTTCCCCTACACCCCCGCGTACCTGCCGGTGAACCGGCTGCGCGACGGCACGATCCACGACTGGTGA
- the uxaC gene encoding glucuronate isomerase, translating to MSSQPAPLTLHPDRLLPIDTGVRKVARRLYDAVRDLPIISPHGHVDPRMLLDDVPFRDPAHLFVTPDHYVTRLLHASGVPLESLGVGQGPLSDESAREAWRLLCAHWEIYRGTPVRYWLESELVEIFDVAVRPSAATADLLYDHIAERLAQDAYRPRALFDRFRISVLATTDDPCDDLSAHAALAADPTWSGRVIPTFRPDRYLEVVEPGWADAVTRLGEVADTDTGTYAGWVAAMENRRRYFIEHGARSADHGHQDAGTQPLAPAEAGRLYRQALTSGVTPIEAVALRRHMLLEMARMSTEDGLTMTLHTGVLRGHHRPSAERFGPDTGHDIPLRDSFTEPLRPLLDRYGTHPNLRLVLFTLDESAFSRELAPLAGFYPAVYLGVPWWFLDAPESIRRWRSAVTETVGFSRTAGFVDDTRAFCSIPARHDMSRRLDSGFLAQLVAEHRLDEEEALETAVDLVAGRTTEVFQL from the coding sequence ATGTCGAGCCAACCAGCGCCGCTGACCCTCCACCCCGACCGACTGCTCCCGATCGACACGGGTGTACGGAAGGTTGCACGCCGTCTGTACGACGCCGTGCGCGACCTGCCGATCATCTCGCCGCACGGGCACGTCGATCCCCGGATGCTGCTCGACGACGTCCCGTTCCGGGACCCGGCGCACCTGTTCGTGACCCCTGACCACTACGTCACGCGCCTGCTGCACGCGTCGGGCGTCCCGCTCGAGTCCCTGGGCGTCGGGCAAGGACCGCTGTCGGACGAGTCGGCGCGTGAGGCGTGGCGCCTGCTGTGCGCGCACTGGGAGATCTACCGGGGCACGCCGGTGCGGTACTGGCTCGAGTCCGAGCTCGTCGAGATCTTCGACGTCGCGGTACGCCCGTCGGCGGCCACCGCCGACCTGCTGTACGACCACATCGCGGAGCGGTTGGCGCAGGACGCGTACCGTCCGCGGGCGTTGTTCGACCGGTTCCGGATCTCCGTGCTCGCCACGACCGACGACCCCTGTGACGACCTGTCCGCGCATGCGGCGCTGGCTGCCGACCCGACGTGGAGCGGGCGCGTGATCCCGACCTTCCGGCCGGACCGGTACCTCGAGGTCGTCGAGCCGGGCTGGGCCGACGCGGTCACGCGGCTCGGTGAGGTGGCCGACACGGACACCGGGACGTACGCGGGCTGGGTCGCAGCGATGGAGAACCGGCGCCGGTACTTCATCGAGCACGGTGCTCGCTCGGCGGACCACGGCCACCAGGACGCCGGCACCCAGCCGCTCGCGCCGGCGGAGGCCGGACGGCTCTATCGCCAGGCTCTGACCAGCGGCGTCACCCCGATCGAGGCCGTGGCGCTCCGTCGGCACATGCTGCTCGAGATGGCGCGGATGTCCACCGAGGACGGGTTGACGATGACGCTCCACACGGGCGTCCTGCGCGGGCACCACCGTCCGTCGGCCGAGCGGTTCGGCCCGGACACCGGCCACGACATCCCGCTGCGGGACAGCTTCACGGAACCGCTGCGGCCGCTGCTGGATCGATACGGCACCCACCCGAACCTCCGGCTGGTCCTGTTCACGCTGGACGAGAGCGCCTTCTCGCGCGAGCTCGCACCGCTCGCGGGCTTCTACCCGGCGGTGTACCTCGGTGTCCCGTGGTGGTTCCTCGACGCACCCGAGTCGATCCGGCGGTGGCGGTCCGCCGTCACCGAGACCGTCGGCTTCTCGCGGACGGCCGGGTTCGTGGACGACACCCGCGCGTTCTGCTCGATCCCCGCGCGCCACGACATGTCCCGCCGGCTCGACAGCGGGTTCCTCGCCCAGCTGGTCGCGGAGCATCGCCTCGACGAGGAGGAGGCCCTGGAGACCGCCGTCGACCTCGTCGCCGGTCGCACGACGGAGGTGTTCCAGCTGTGA
- a CDS encoding Fic family protein has translation MQIRAHLGGLPTTTETPAGWDALRLQEAHSSTSFAGNALSRHDVEELLNNRRAVGNHLLADYLEVTGYADAVRWVHAQAHRPSDEQAARPVTLTEIRNLHRLALRPAWHAGPPDTALDTVPGTLRARNLRPFAGWLRTPAAATVEPRLRDWLDEVNDAPSSTPELVEQVAIAHTRFEQLHPFVDGNGRVGRLLVNLLLVRRGHAPVRLAARDHARYVHALHRSDTGDHAPLALMFARSILDGFSQLEAAAQGAPAPLVRLSSLERPGTSRVALRNAAQRGRLRAERGDDGHWRSCATWVDDYLADKYVRDPADQQDQGRRRRTAVSMPRSSASPLSRPISE, from the coding sequence ATGCAGATCAGAGCACATCTTGGTGGCCTCCCGACCACCACCGAGACTCCAGCTGGGTGGGACGCGCTGCGACTCCAGGAGGCGCACTCCTCGACCTCGTTCGCCGGGAACGCGCTCTCTCGGCACGATGTCGAGGAACTTCTGAACAACCGTCGAGCGGTCGGCAACCACCTGCTGGCCGACTACCTCGAGGTCACCGGCTACGCCGACGCCGTCCGATGGGTCCACGCACAGGCGCACCGACCGAGCGACGAGCAAGCGGCTCGACCGGTCACCCTGACCGAGATCCGCAACCTCCACCGCCTCGCGCTCCGACCCGCATGGCACGCCGGCCCTCCCGACACCGCCCTCGACACCGTGCCCGGGACGCTGCGCGCACGCAACCTCCGGCCGTTCGCCGGCTGGCTGCGCACCCCCGCCGCCGCCACGGTCGAACCCCGCCTGCGGGACTGGCTCGACGAGGTCAACGACGCCCCGTCCTCGACGCCCGAGCTCGTGGAGCAGGTCGCGATCGCCCACACCCGGTTCGAGCAGCTCCACCCGTTCGTCGACGGGAACGGACGCGTCGGTCGGCTCCTCGTCAACCTGCTCCTGGTCAGGCGTGGGCACGCACCCGTGCGCCTCGCCGCACGCGATCACGCCCGGTACGTGCACGCCCTGCACCGTTCCGACACCGGGGACCACGCGCCGCTCGCCCTGATGTTCGCCCGGAGCATCCTCGACGGCTTCTCGCAGCTCGAGGCCGCGGCGCAGGGGGCACCGGCACCACTCGTCCGGTTGTCCTCGCTCGAACGACCGGGCACCAGCCGCGTCGCGCTCCGCAACGCCGCCCAGCGTGGGCGGCTACGGGCCGAGCGCGGGGACGACGGCCACTGGCGCAGCTGCGCGACCTGGGTCGACGACTACCTCGCCGACAAGTACGTCCGCGACCCTGCCGACCAGCAGGATCAGGGAAGGAGGCGGCGGACCGCGGTCTCGATGCCGCGAAGCTCCGCGAGTCCCTTGAGCCGGCCGATCAGCGAGTAG